One Agrococcus jenensis genomic region harbors:
- a CDS encoding endonuclease/exonuclease/phosphatase family protein has protein sequence MRLASWNVLHGRTSADAAVDGDRFARAIAAIDADVLALQEVDRGQARSGLLDLAEIAAEATGSAVARFVPAIIGDPAREWRAAEAADLDAVADGYGIALVSRYPVLRWHVLRLESSERFRAPVLMPETRSVLWLRDEPRAVVAATIRTPLGDWTVACTHLSFLQGVNVRQLRRTMRWLRQLPGPRVLMGDLNLPPAVARRVAQADLLARGATFPQQRPLVQIDHILSADDLPRSRQVRLARPALSDHMPIAIDFEE, from the coding sequence ATGCGGCTCGCCTCGTGGAACGTCCTGCACGGCCGGACGAGCGCCGACGCCGCTGTCGATGGGGATCGCTTCGCCCGAGCGATCGCGGCGATCGACGCCGATGTGCTCGCGCTCCAGGAGGTCGATCGCGGGCAGGCGCGCTCCGGGCTGCTCGACCTCGCCGAGATCGCCGCCGAGGCGACGGGCAGCGCCGTCGCGCGGTTCGTGCCCGCCATCATCGGCGACCCCGCGCGCGAGTGGCGCGCCGCGGAGGCCGCAGACCTCGACGCGGTCGCCGACGGCTACGGCATCGCGCTCGTCTCGAGATATCCGGTGCTCCGCTGGCACGTGCTCCGGCTCGAGTCCTCGGAGCGCTTCCGCGCGCCCGTGCTGATGCCCGAGACGCGCAGCGTCCTCTGGCTCCGCGACGAGCCGCGCGCGGTCGTCGCGGCCACGATCCGCACGCCCCTCGGCGATTGGACGGTGGCCTGCACGCACCTGTCGTTCCTGCAGGGCGTCAACGTGCGGCAGCTGCGGCGGACGATGCGATGGCTGCGCCAGCTGCCGGGGCCGAGGGTGCTGATGGGGGACCTCAACCTCCCGCCCGCGGTCGCGCGCCGGGTCGCGCAGGCCGACCTCCTGGCGCGCGGCGCGACCTTCCCGCAGCAGCGGCCGCTCGTGCAGATCGACCACATCCTGAGCGCCGATGACCTGCCGCGATCGCGGCAGGTCCGCCTCGCGCGGCCCGCGCTCTCCGACCACATGCCGATCGCGATCGACTTCGAGGAGTAG
- the kdpA gene encoding potassium-transporting ATPase subunit KdpA has product MEWLSGASSLLVVVAALAVVHRPLGDFLAHTYTSTRDLRIERGIYRVIGVDPESEQTWQAYARAILGFSLVGMLAVYALQRLQPVLPYSLGLPAVPELLSMSTAASFTANTNWQSYLPESTLGYTVQLAGLVVQNFVSAAVGMAVAVALVRGLAHRRSGTIGNFWVDLVRGTVRVLLPISILGALVLLVGGVIQNFNGFQDIQTLTGAAQVLPGGPVASQESIRLLGTNGGGFFNANAAHPFENPAAWTNILQILLMLLIPSAMPRMLGTMVGDRKQGYAILAVMGVLFLALWAAAMAFELAGAGTAPGLAGAAMEGKEARFGIPGSVLFGIVSTGTSTGAVNSMHDSWTALGGMMPLLAMMLGEVAPGGVGTGLYGILVLSIIAVFIAGLLVGRTPEYLGKKISTTQIKLASLSILITPALVLIGTALSFAVPAVRADVEGTSIWNPGVHGLTEVLYAFTSAANNNGSAFAGLTANTDWFNAALGVAMLLGRFLPIILVLALAGSLAKQDHVPATAGTLPTHKPLFVGLTAGVIILVTALTYFPVLALGPLAEGLVA; this is encoded by the coding sequence ATGGAGTGGCTCTCGGGGGCCTCGTCCCTCCTCGTCGTCGTCGCCGCCCTCGCGGTCGTGCACCGCCCGCTCGGCGACTTCCTCGCGCACACCTACACGTCGACGCGGGACCTGCGCATCGAGCGCGGGATCTACCGCGTGATCGGCGTCGACCCGGAGTCCGAGCAGACGTGGCAGGCCTACGCTCGCGCCATCCTCGGGTTCTCGCTCGTCGGCATGCTCGCGGTGTACGCGCTGCAGCGGCTGCAGCCCGTGCTGCCGTACTCGCTCGGCCTGCCGGCGGTGCCAGAGCTGCTGTCGATGAGCACGGCGGCATCCTTCACGGCCAACACGAACTGGCAGTCGTACCTCCCCGAGTCGACCCTCGGCTACACGGTGCAGCTCGCGGGGCTCGTGGTCCAGAACTTCGTCTCTGCAGCCGTCGGCATGGCCGTCGCGGTGGCGCTCGTGCGCGGTCTCGCCCACCGCCGCTCGGGCACGATCGGCAACTTCTGGGTCGACCTCGTCCGCGGCACCGTCCGCGTGCTGCTGCCGATCTCGATCCTGGGCGCGCTCGTGCTGCTCGTCGGGGGCGTCATCCAGAACTTCAACGGCTTCCAGGACATCCAGACGCTCACGGGCGCCGCGCAGGTGCTGCCCGGCGGCCCGGTGGCGTCGCAGGAGTCCATCCGGCTGCTCGGGACGAACGGCGGCGGCTTCTTCAACGCGAACGCCGCCCACCCGTTCGAGAACCCTGCCGCCTGGACCAACATCCTGCAGATCCTGCTGATGCTGCTCATCCCGTCGGCCATGCCGCGCATGCTCGGCACCATGGTCGGGGACCGCAAGCAGGGCTACGCGATCCTCGCCGTCATGGGCGTGCTGTTCCTGGCGCTGTGGGCGGCCGCGATGGCGTTCGAACTCGCCGGCGCCGGGACGGCCCCCGGCCTCGCCGGTGCCGCGATGGAGGGCAAGGAGGCCCGGTTCGGCATCCCCGGATCCGTCCTGTTCGGCATCGTGTCGACCGGCACCTCGACGGGTGCGGTGAACTCGATGCACGACTCGTGGACCGCGCTCGGCGGCATGATGCCGCTCCTCGCGATGATGCTCGGCGAGGTCGCGCCGGGCGGCGTCGGCACCGGCCTCTACGGCATCCTCGTGCTCTCGATCATCGCGGTCTTCATCGCCGGTCTGCTCGTGGGTCGCACGCCCGAGTACCTCGGCAAGAAGATCAGCACCACCCAGATCAAGCTCGCAAGCCTGTCCATCCTCATCACACCGGCGCTCGTGCTCATCGGCACCGCGCTGTCGTTCGCGGTCCCCGCGGTGCGCGCCGATGTCGAGGGCACGTCGATCTGGAACCCCGGCGTCCACGGGCTGACCGAGGTGCTGTACGCGTTCACGTCGGCCGCGAACAACAACGGCTCGGCATTCGCAGGGCTCACCGCGAACACCGACTGGTTCAACGCCGCGCTCGGCGTCGCGATGCTGCTGGGCCGCTTCCTCCCGATCATCCTCGTGCTCGCGCTCGCCGGCTCCCTGGCGAAGCAGGACCACGTGCCGGCGACCGCCGGCACCCTGCCGACGCACAAGCCGCTGTTCGTCGGGCTCACCGCCGGCGTCATCATCCTCGTGACCGCGCTCACCTACTTCCCGGTGCTCGCGCTCGGTCCGCTCGCAGAAGGGCTGGTCGCATGA
- a CDS encoding response regulator transcription factor, giving the protein MKILIADDDPQLLRALRITLTAKGYEVIAAPDGTAAVSLAVDARPDLIMLDLGMPGLDGIEVIQAIRGWSSTPILVVSGRTGSADKVEALDVGADDYITKPFAIDELLARLRALSRRIPDEPNLGTIAFAGISVDFAARRAMQGERAIRLTPTEWRLLELLVEQQGRAVSRESLLDAMWGPYYSRTSSNLRFYIAQLRKKLEPEPSEPVHIVTADGSGYRFELGGGIDGREDRTEA; this is encoded by the coding sequence ATGAAGATCCTCATCGCCGACGACGACCCGCAGCTGCTGCGCGCCCTCCGCATCACGCTCACCGCCAAGGGCTACGAGGTGATCGCCGCCCCCGACGGCACCGCGGCCGTCTCGCTCGCGGTCGACGCCCGGCCGGATCTCATCATGCTCGACCTCGGCATGCCCGGCCTCGACGGGATCGAGGTGATCCAGGCCATCCGCGGCTGGTCGTCGACGCCGATCCTCGTCGTCTCCGGACGCACGGGCTCGGCCGACAAGGTGGAGGCGCTCGACGTGGGCGCTGACGACTACATCACCAAGCCGTTCGCGATCGACGAGCTGCTGGCACGGCTCCGTGCGCTCAGCCGGCGCATCCCCGACGAGCCCAACCTCGGCACGATCGCCTTCGCCGGCATCTCCGTCGACTTCGCCGCGCGCCGCGCGATGCAGGGCGAACGGGCGATCCGCCTGACGCCGACCGAGTGGCGGCTGCTCGAGCTCCTCGTCGAGCAGCAGGGCAGGGCGGTCTCCCGCGAGTCGCTGCTCGACGCGATGTGGGGGCCGTACTACTCGCGCACGTCCAGCAACCTCCGCTTCTACATCGCGCAGCTGCGCAAGAAGCTCGAGCCCGAGCCGAGCGAGCCCGTGCACATCGTCACCGCCGACGGCAGCGGCTACCGCTTCGAGCTGGGCGGCGGCATCGACGGGCGAGAGGACCGGACGGAGGCCTGA
- a CDS encoding SRPBCC domain-containing protein: MRILVTGFEPFGGDAENASLEAVRRLERAWSADPQPGVELVTGTLPVAFAAAGEALAALVAEHRPDAVLAVGEAGGRAAITPERWGVNEDDARIPDNDGDQPQGTPIDPDGPPRRASGFDVDALAGAILAVGLPAHPSADAGRFLCNHVAYLAAGLDVPGGFVHVPAVRSGGTAGVGRETDAAAAPTASALTFDDLALGLAAAVRAIASGRVGASDASEAGTRIDRAGTVIAVAPERVYEALLDPVALAAWLPPEGTTGTIEDMDARERGGFRAVLRFEHPDDTKTTDDTDASVVTFVELVPGRLVVQRVAFETDEERFRGDMLMTWRLEPVQAGTRVTVSATDVPAGIAQEDHEVGLGSSLANLARYLER, from the coding sequence ATGCGCATCCTCGTGACCGGCTTCGAGCCCTTCGGCGGCGACGCCGAGAACGCGAGCCTCGAGGCGGTGCGGCGGCTGGAACGGGCCTGGTCGGCGGACCCGCAGCCGGGCGTCGAGCTCGTCACCGGCACGCTGCCGGTCGCCTTCGCTGCAGCGGGGGAGGCGCTCGCGGCGCTCGTCGCCGAGCACCGGCCGGATGCCGTGCTCGCGGTCGGCGAGGCCGGCGGCCGGGCGGCGATCACGCCGGAGCGCTGGGGCGTGAACGAGGACGACGCCCGCATCCCGGACAACGACGGCGACCAGCCGCAGGGCACGCCGATCGATCCGGACGGCCCGCCGCGGCGCGCATCCGGCTTCGACGTCGACGCGCTCGCGGGCGCGATCCTCGCGGTCGGCCTGCCCGCGCATCCGAGCGCCGATGCCGGCCGCTTCCTCTGCAACCACGTCGCCTACCTCGCCGCGGGCCTCGACGTGCCCGGTGGCTTCGTGCACGTGCCGGCGGTGCGCTCGGGCGGCACCGCGGGCGTCGGGCGCGAGACCGACGCGGCCGCGGCGCCCACCGCGTCCGCGCTGACGTTCGACGACCTCGCGCTCGGGCTCGCCGCTGCCGTGCGCGCGATCGCGAGCGGTCGCGTCGGCGCGTCGGATGCCTCCGAGGCCGGGACGCGCATCGACCGCGCGGGCACCGTGATCGCGGTCGCGCCCGAGCGCGTCTACGAGGCGCTGCTCGACCCGGTCGCGCTCGCCGCCTGGCTGCCGCCCGAGGGCACGACCGGCACGATCGAGGACATGGATGCCCGCGAGCGTGGCGGCTTCCGCGCCGTGCTGCGCTTCGAGCACCCCGACGACACGAAGACGACCGACGACACGGATGCGTCGGTCGTCACCTTCGTCGAGCTCGTCCCCGGCCGGCTGGTCGTGCAGCGGGTGGCGTTCGAGACCGACGAGGAGCGCTTCCGCGGCGACATGCTCATGACGTGGCGGCTCGAGCCGGTGCAGGCAGGCACGCGGGTGACGGTCTCGGCGACGGATGTGCCGGCCGGCATCGCGCAGGAGGACCACGAGGTGGGCCTCGGCTCGTCGCTCGCGAACCTCGCCCGCTACCTGGAGCGGTAG
- a CDS encoding ROK family protein, which produces MTIAGLDVGGTKIAGVALRGRGGDPGSGPVWAEDDVLARTHRAHRIHGPEALLDALEAAVRELDELLAEEGHAPIEAVGLAIAAWLTRDREVVTWAAHLAVRDFALRAALADRLGVPVTIDNDANGYLVGEAAMGAAADASSSILIALGTGVGGAFVVDGRPLIGAHGLGGELGHVTVDEQGPVCSCTARGCIEAYAGGNALARDAAAVPAAVALAPGGRATAVHLERAARAGDATALAVLERAGWAVAAGLRRLLPAFDPEVVVLGGRVMLECADLLLPVIERELAAHAPLQGVPQPRRLELARLGGHAAAIGAAVLASR; this is translated from the coding sequence GTGACGATCGCAGGCCTCGACGTGGGCGGGACGAAGATCGCGGGGGTCGCCCTCCGCGGGCGCGGCGGCGACCCAGGCAGCGGTCCGGTGTGGGCCGAGGACGACGTGCTGGCGCGCACCCACCGTGCCCACCGCATCCACGGGCCCGAGGCGCTGCTCGACGCGCTCGAGGCGGCGGTGCGCGAGCTCGACGAGCTGCTCGCCGAGGAGGGCCACGCGCCGATCGAGGCTGTCGGCCTCGCCATCGCGGCGTGGCTGACGCGCGACCGCGAGGTCGTCACCTGGGCGGCGCACCTCGCGGTGCGCGACTTCGCCCTCCGCGCGGCGCTCGCCGACCGGCTCGGCGTGCCGGTGACGATCGACAACGACGCGAACGGCTACCTGGTCGGCGAGGCGGCGATGGGCGCGGCGGCGGATGCGTCGTCGTCGATCCTCATCGCGCTCGGCACCGGCGTCGGTGGCGCGTTCGTCGTCGACGGCCGGCCGCTCATCGGTGCGCACGGCCTCGGCGGCGAGCTCGGCCACGTGACCGTCGACGAGCAGGGACCGGTCTGCTCGTGCACGGCGCGCGGCTGCATCGAGGCCTACGCGGGCGGCAACGCGCTCGCGCGCGACGCGGCCGCGGTGCCGGCGGCGGTCGCGCTCGCGCCGGGCGGCCGGGCGACCGCCGTGCACCTCGAGCGCGCGGCGCGGGCCGGTGACGCGACCGCGCTCGCCGTGCTCGAGCGGGCCGGATGGGCGGTGGCCGCGGGGCTGCGCCGCCTGCTGCCGGCCTTCGATCCCGAGGTGGTCGTGCTCGGCGGCCGCGTGATGCTCGAGTGCGCCGACCTGCTGCTGCCGGTGATCGAGCGGGAGCTCGCCGCCCACGCGCCGCTGCAGGGCGTCCCGCAGCCGCGTCGGCTCGAGCTCGCCCGCCTGGGCGGCCACGCCGCAGCGATCGGCGCGGCGGTGCTCGCCTCGCGCTGA
- a CDS encoding sensor histidine kinase, with protein MARGRLRVLLGAAPGVGKTYTMLEEGRRLHAEGRDVVVALVETHGRAATAAMVADLEVVPRADVTHRGMRLDEMDLDAVLRRAPELALVDELAHTNAPGSRNEKRWQDVHVLLDAGIDVISTVNIQHIESLHDVVQRITGIAQRETIPDHVLREADTVEVVDLSPQALRDRLAGGSVYPAERIDAALSNYFRLGNLTALRELALLWLADEVDQALQRYRAEQGIDASWEARERVVVTLTGGVEGETLLRRGARIATRSSGGELLAVHVTTQDGLRRGDPEALARQRALVEELGGTFHQVVGDDIPAALVDFAKAVNATQLVIGVSRRGRLQSALTGPGIGQSVIRAAGRIDVHVVNHAAAGGKLRLPQLGSALSTGRRVAGFALALTAGPLLAWLLAGAREEEQDLLTTDVLAFQLLVVIVALVGGLWPAVFAAVMSGLTLNFLFTDPIYTISIDEPVHAATIALYVIIAVLVSIVVDRAARQTRAARRAAAEAELLAMVAGSVLRGDDALQALVERAREAFGLESVALVDGGTVALRSGASTREPASIPVGDQATLQLHGRELAANERRLLGVIVAQLEAALERDDLAETASEVAPLAANDKVRTALLAAVSHDLRRPLAAAVAAVSGLRATGDMLADEDRDELLATAEESLEALTALLTDLLDVSRLQAGVLAISSTRVDPAAVVLAAVEELELSAAEVDLDLDAMDAAASTDVLADPVLLQRVLVNVLANARRHSPPDARVRIATSAFAGRVEVRIVDHGPGIPADRRDEVFVPFQRLGDTDNTTGLGLGLALSRGFVEGMGGTLEAEDTPGGGLTMVVTLHAADAAQESA; from the coding sequence GTGGCACGGGGGCGGCTGCGTGTGCTGCTCGGCGCCGCCCCCGGCGTCGGCAAGACCTACACGATGCTCGAGGAGGGCAGGCGGCTGCATGCCGAGGGGCGCGATGTGGTCGTGGCGCTCGTCGAGACGCACGGGCGTGCCGCGACCGCGGCCATGGTCGCGGACCTCGAGGTCGTGCCGCGCGCCGACGTCACGCACCGAGGCATGCGCCTCGACGAGATGGACCTCGACGCCGTGCTCCGCAGGGCGCCGGAGCTCGCGCTCGTCGACGAGCTCGCGCACACGAACGCGCCCGGGAGCCGCAACGAGAAGCGCTGGCAGGACGTGCACGTGCTGCTCGACGCCGGCATCGACGTGATCTCGACCGTCAACATCCAGCACATCGAGTCGCTCCACGACGTGGTCCAGCGGATCACCGGCATCGCGCAGCGCGAGACCATCCCCGACCACGTGCTGCGCGAGGCCGACACGGTCGAGGTCGTGGACCTCTCGCCGCAGGCGCTGCGCGATCGGCTCGCGGGCGGCAGCGTCTACCCGGCCGAGCGCATCGACGCGGCCCTGTCGAACTACTTCCGCCTCGGCAACCTCACCGCGCTCCGCGAGCTGGCGCTCCTGTGGCTCGCCGACGAGGTGGACCAGGCGCTGCAGCGGTACCGAGCCGAGCAGGGCATCGACGCGTCGTGGGAGGCGCGCGAGCGCGTCGTCGTGACGCTCACCGGTGGGGTCGAGGGCGAGACGCTGCTGCGGCGCGGCGCGCGCATCGCCACCCGCTCGTCCGGCGGCGAGCTCCTCGCGGTGCACGTCACGACGCAGGACGGTCTCCGCCGTGGCGATCCCGAGGCGCTGGCCCGGCAGCGCGCGCTCGTCGAGGAGCTGGGCGGCACCTTCCACCAGGTCGTCGGCGACGACATCCCGGCAGCACTGGTCGACTTCGCGAAGGCCGTGAACGCGACGCAGCTGGTGATCGGTGTGTCCCGCCGCGGTCGGCTGCAGTCGGCGCTCACCGGCCCCGGCATCGGGCAGAGCGTGATCCGCGCCGCCGGACGCATCGACGTGCACGTCGTCAACCACGCGGCAGCCGGGGGCAAGCTCCGACTGCCGCAGCTCGGCAGCGCGCTCTCCACAGGTCGTCGGGTCGCGGGCTTCGCGCTCGCGCTCACCGCCGGGCCGCTGCTGGCGTGGCTGCTCGCCGGCGCCCGGGAGGAGGAGCAGGACCTGCTCACCACGGACGTGCTCGCCTTCCAGCTGCTCGTCGTGATCGTCGCGCTCGTCGGTGGCCTGTGGCCTGCGGTGTTCGCCGCGGTCATGAGCGGTCTGACGCTGAACTTCCTGTTCACGGACCCGATCTACACGATCTCGATCGACGAGCCGGTGCATGCGGCGACCATCGCGCTGTACGTCATCATCGCCGTGCTCGTCAGCATCGTCGTCGACAGGGCTGCTCGCCAGACCCGAGCCGCCCGACGGGCAGCGGCGGAGGCGGAGCTGCTCGCGATGGTCGCCGGCAGCGTGCTGCGCGGCGACGACGCGCTGCAGGCGCTCGTCGAGCGCGCCCGTGAGGCGTTCGGGCTCGAGAGCGTCGCCCTCGTCGACGGCGGCACGGTCGCCCTCCGGTCGGGTGCGTCGACGCGGGAGCCCGCATCGATCCCGGTCGGCGACCAGGCGACGCTCCAGCTGCACGGCCGCGAGCTCGCCGCGAACGAGCGCCGGCTGCTGGGCGTGATCGTCGCGCAGCTCGAGGCCGCCCTCGAGCGCGACGACCTCGCCGAGACGGCGAGCGAGGTCGCGCCGCTCGCCGCCAACGACAAGGTCCGCACCGCCCTGCTCGCGGCCGTCAGCCACGACCTGCGACGGCCGCTCGCGGCCGCGGTCGCCGCGGTCAGCGGGCTGCGGGCCACCGGCGACATGCTCGCGGACGAGGATCGTGACGAGCTGCTCGCGACAGCGGAGGAGTCGTTGGAGGCCCTCACGGCCCTCCTCACCGATCTGCTCGACGTCTCGCGGCTCCAGGCCGGCGTGCTGGCGATCTCGTCCACCCGTGTCGACCCCGCCGCCGTCGTGCTGGCCGCTGTGGAGGAGCTGGAGCTGTCGGCTGCGGAGGTCGACCTCGACCTCGACGCGATGGACGCAGCTGCGTCGACCGACGTGCTCGCCGACCCCGTGCTGCTGCAGCGCGTGCTCGTGAACGTGCTCGCGAACGCTCGCCGCCACTCGCCGCCGGACGCCCGCGTCCGCATCGCCACGAGCGCCTTCGCCGGGCGCGTCGAGGTGCGCATCGTCGATCACGGACCCGGCATCCCGGCAGATCGACGCGACGAGGTGTTCGTGCCCTTCCAGCGGCTCGGCGACACCGACAACACGACCGGGCTCGGCCTCGGGCTCGCCCTGTCGCGGGGCTTCGTCGAGGGCATGGGTGGCACGCTCGAGGCGGAAGACACACCCGGAGGCGGCCTCACCATGGTCGTCACCCTGCACGCGGCCGACGCCGCCCAGGAGTCAGCATGA
- the kdpB gene encoding potassium-transporting ATPase subunit KdpB, whose product MTAVIQAPEAPAAPPETKRSGIGWEQVRQAVPGAVRRLSPRHLWHNPVMLIVWAGAVLTTAIAVIEPFAGGPGTSGGTQVPVAFTAIIAVWLWLTVLFANLAEAIAEGRGRAQADSLRATRTSTTAQRVHAYDADADAPAERARTAAVASSDLRLGDHVVVTAGELIPGDGDVVWGVASVDESAITGESAPVIRESGGDRSAVTGGTRVLSDRIVVRITSKPGETFVDRMISLVEGAARQKTPNEIALDILLASLSIVFVLVALTLNPIASYAASPVSLAVLIALLVCLIPTTIGALLSAIGIAGMDRLVQRGVLAMSGRAVEAAGDVTTLLLDKTGTITYGNRRATDVVPLAGVTREDLLRAAALSSLADPTPEGQSIVELARAEGMTLDARTPGDVVPFTAETRMSGLDRPDGTRIRKGAGSAVRAWLAAEGAPLSEADAQALGAATDAIASSGGTPLVVAIAAPGAPARALGVVHLKDVVKEGLTERFAELRAMGIRTVMITGDNPLTAAAIAKEAGVDDYLAEATPEQKLALIRKEQEGGSLVAMTGDGTNDAPALAQADVGVAMHSGTSAAKEAGNMVDLDSDPTKLIDIVRIGKQLLITRGALTTFSIANDVAKYFAIIPAMFMGVFPGLGVLNVMGLHSPASAVLSAVIFNALVIVALIPLALKGVRYRPVAASQLLGRNLLVYGLGGLVAPFIGIWLLDLVVRLIPGF is encoded by the coding sequence ATGACCGCCGTCATCCAGGCGCCCGAGGCGCCCGCAGCACCCCCCGAGACGAAGCGCTCGGGCATCGGTTGGGAGCAGGTCCGGCAGGCCGTCCCGGGCGCCGTCCGACGACTGTCGCCCCGGCACCTGTGGCACAACCCCGTCATGCTCATCGTCTGGGCGGGGGCCGTCCTCACCACGGCGATCGCCGTCATCGAGCCCTTCGCGGGCGGCCCCGGCACGTCCGGCGGCACGCAGGTGCCGGTGGCCTTCACCGCCATCATCGCCGTGTGGCTCTGGCTGACGGTGCTCTTCGCGAACCTCGCCGAGGCGATCGCGGAGGGGCGGGGCAGGGCGCAGGCCGACTCGCTGCGCGCCACCAGGACCAGCACGACCGCGCAGCGGGTGCACGCCTACGACGCCGACGCCGACGCGCCCGCCGAGCGCGCGCGCACGGCCGCGGTCGCCTCGAGCGACCTGCGGCTGGGCGACCACGTCGTCGTCACGGCGGGCGAGCTGATCCCCGGGGACGGCGACGTCGTGTGGGGCGTCGCCTCCGTCGACGAGTCGGCCATCACGGGCGAGTCCGCGCCCGTCATCCGCGAGTCGGGCGGTGACCGCAGCGCCGTCACCGGCGGCACGCGCGTGCTCTCCGACCGCATCGTCGTGCGCATCACGTCGAAGCCGGGCGAGACGTTCGTGGACCGGATGATCTCGCTCGTCGAGGGCGCCGCGAGGCAGAAGACGCCGAACGAGATCGCGCTCGACATCCTGCTCGCGTCGCTGTCGATCGTCTTCGTGCTCGTGGCGCTCACGCTCAACCCGATCGCGTCGTACGCCGCGAGCCCCGTGTCCCTCGCCGTGCTCATCGCGCTCCTCGTGTGCCTCATCCCCACGACGATCGGCGCGCTGCTGAGCGCGATCGGCATCGCCGGGATGGACCGGCTCGTGCAGCGCGGCGTCCTGGCGATGTCGGGCCGCGCCGTCGAGGCGGCTGGCGACGTGACGACGCTGCTGCTCGACAAGACCGGCACGATCACCTACGGCAACCGCCGCGCGACGGACGTGGTGCCGCTCGCGGGCGTCACCCGCGAGGACCTGCTGCGTGCGGCGGCGCTCTCGTCGCTCGCGGATCCCACGCCGGAGGGCCAGTCCATCGTGGAGCTGGCGCGCGCCGAGGGGATGACGCTCGACGCGCGGACGCCGGGCGACGTCGTCCCCTTCACCGCGGAGACGCGCATGTCGGGACTCGACCGGCCCGACGGCACCCGGATCCGCAAGGGCGCCGGCTCGGCGGTGCGCGCGTGGCTCGCGGCAGAGGGGGCGCCGCTCTCCGAGGCGGACGCGCAGGCGCTCGGAGCCGCGACCGACGCGATCGCGTCATCCGGCGGCACGCCGCTCGTCGTCGCGATCGCCGCACCGGGCGCGCCGGCTCGCGCCCTGGGCGTCGTCCACCTCAAGGACGTCGTCAAGGAGGGCCTGACGGAGCGCTTCGCGGAGCTGCGCGCCATGGGCATCCGCACCGTGATGATCACGGGCGACAACCCGCTCACCGCTGCGGCGATCGCGAAGGAGGCAGGGGTCGACGACTACCTCGCCGAGGCGACGCCCGAGCAGAAGCTCGCGCTCATCCGGAAGGAGCAGGAGGGCGGCAGCCTCGTGGCCATGACGGGCGACGGCACGAACGACGCCCCTGCGCTCGCGCAGGCGGACGTGGGCGTCGCGATGCACTCGGGCACGTCGGCGGCGAAGGAGGCGGGCAACATGGTCGACCTCGACTCGGATCCCACGAAGCTCATCGACATCGTGCGGATCGGCAAGCAGCTGCTCATCACCCGCGGCGCGCTGACGACGTTCTCGATCGCCAACGACGTCGCGAAGTACTTCGCCATCATCCCGGCGATGTTCATGGGCGTGTTCCCCGGGCTCGGCGTGCTCAACGTCATGGGGCTGCACTCGCCGGCGTCCGCGGTACTGTCAGCCGTCATCTTCAACGCGCTGGTGATCGTGGCGCTCATCCCGCTCGCCCTCAAGGGTGTGCGCTACCGGCCGGTCGCGGCGTCCCAGCTGCTGGGCCGCAACCTCCTGGTCTACGGGCTCGGCGGTCTCGTCGCCCCCTTCATCGGCATCTGGCTCCTCGACCTCGTCGTGCGCCTCATCCCCGGCTTCTGA
- the kdpC gene encoding potassium-transporting ATPase subunit KdpC: MSSTRTTVRTLWVSVRAVAVLTITTGVLYTLAITGIGQLALPAQANGSLLRDDEGRVIGSSSIGQPFTGADGEPLPAYFQPRPSAAGDGYDGGLSSGSNLGPESPELIAAVEERRAEVAERNGVAEEDVPADAVTASASGLDPHISPAYAAIQVERVAVERGLDPAVLQALVAAHTTTPVAGIGGAPVVHVLELNVALDGLDG; encoded by the coding sequence ATGTCCAGCACCAGAACCACTGTCCGCACCCTGTGGGTGTCGGTGCGGGCCGTCGCGGTCCTGACCATCACCACCGGCGTGCTCTACACGCTGGCGATCACCGGCATCGGCCAGCTGGCCCTCCCCGCTCAGGCGAACGGCTCCCTCCTCCGCGACGATGAGGGGCGAGTGATCGGGTCGTCCTCGATCGGCCAGCCCTTCACCGGCGCCGACGGCGAGCCGCTGCCGGCGTACTTCCAGCCCCGGCCGTCCGCGGCGGGCGACGGGTACGACGGCGGGCTCTCCTCCGGCTCGAACCTCGGCCCGGAGAGCCCGGAGCTCATCGCCGCTGTGGAGGAGCGCCGCGCAGAGGTGGCGGAGCGCAACGGCGTCGCCGAGGAGGATGTGCCCGCCGACGCGGTGACCGCCTCCGCCTCCGGCCTCGACCCGCACATCTCGCCCGCGTACGCCGCCATCCAGGTGGAGCGCGTCGCCGTCGAGCGCGGACTCGACCCGGCCGTGCTGCAGGCGCTCGTCGCCGCGCACACCACCACCCCCGTCGCCGGCATCGGCGGCGCGCCCGTGGTGCACGTGCTCGAGCTGAACGTCGCGCTCGACGGCCTGGACGGCTGA